In Nitrospirota bacterium, one genomic interval encodes:
- a CDS encoding UPF0175 family protein: MDLLSTTYQQSADIIKEAAILELYREGKLSSGKAAEILGMERFEFIRYAGMKGIPYIRITPEELEEEAGLLNKPE; the protein is encoded by the coding sequence CTGGACTTGCTGTCAACAACGTACCAGCAAAGCGCCGACATAATAAAAGAGGCCGCTATCCTCGAATTATACCGTGAAGGAAAGCTGTCGAGCGGCAAGGCAGCAGAAATACTCGGCATGGAGAGATTTGAATTCATACGGTACGCCGGAATGAAAGGTATACCGTACATAAGGATAACTCCTGAAGAGCTGGAAGAAGAAGCAGGGCTTTTAAATAAGCCGGAATGA
- a CDS encoding transcriptional repressor: MQCSYHQTLKRLNLKATPKRLAILDILAGELVYLGPEEVWARLKERFRRVGLPTVYRNLEELSEGGVISKVIHPDRKLYYYYCRNEGHHHHFICISCRKVEDVAFCAEQEITREVAEKIKGRVLSHILQINGLCRKCVGKEKRRAG, encoded by the coding sequence ATGCAGTGCTCATACCATCAGACATTGAAGCGCCTCAACCTCAAGGCGACGCCGAAGCGGCTCGCGATCCTCGATATCCTCGCGGGCGAGCTCGTCTACCTGGGGCCCGAAGAGGTCTGGGCCCGGCTGAAGGAGCGCTTCAGGCGGGTAGGGCTCCCGACGGTCTACCGGAACCTCGAAGAGCTCTCCGAGGGCGGCGTCATCTCGAAGGTGATCCACCCCGACCGCAAGCTCTACTACTATTACTGCAGGAACGAAGGCCACCACCACCACTTCATCTGTATCTCCTGCCGCAAGGTGGAGGATGTCGCCTTCTGCGCGGAGCAGGAGATCACCCGGGAGGTCGCCGAGAAGATCAAGGGGAGGGTCCTCTCGCATATCCTCCAGATAAACGGCCTCTGCAGGAAATGCGTCGGCAAGGAGAAGCGCCGTGCCGGGTGA
- a CDS encoding transketolase, protein MSDEEKLEKLARLIRSYILVSTTAAGSGHPTSSLSAVELMTGLLFGGTFRFDAGNPSHPNNDRLIFSKGHASPLLYALWAAAGEVTEQELMTMRKFGSPLEGHPTPAFPYAEAATGSLGQGLSIGFGMALNARCIDKLPYRTYVLLGDSEMAEGSQWEAIQLAARYGLNNLIGIIDVNRLGQRGETMYGHDLSAYRQRVAAFGWHTAVIDGHSFPEVLAAYEKAVQATDRPTMIIAKTVKGKGVSFLENINGLHGTAVKNDKLKAALEDLGAVETAVRGVIAKPEAIRPEERNPVKAAEVSYPAGAAVATRKAYGNALVRIFPQFPRMAVLDAEVSNSTYAELFGERYPERFFEMYIAEQNMVGTALGLSRRGTIPFVSTFAAFFTRAFDQIRMSRYSEANIKFAGSHAGVSIGEDGPSQMGLEDIAMFRTLLDSVVLYPSDAVATERLVEEAARHRGIVYLRTTRKETPIIYGNDEAFPIGGSKVLRKSDRDAVTVVAAGITLHEALSACDALEKEGIPIRVIDLYSVKPIDRAALREAAEATKRIITVEDHVEEGGIGEAVRSALSGYAVPVHSLAVRKVPKSGKPQELLDYEEISKEAIIRKVRELL, encoded by the coding sequence ATGAGCGATGAAGAGAAACTGGAAAAGCTCGCTCGATTGATCCGCTCCTATATTCTTGTCTCCACTACGGCGGCCGGATCAGGGCATCCGACGTCGTCGCTCTCGGCGGTCGAGCTGATGACCGGCCTCCTTTTCGGCGGGACCTTTCGCTTCGATGCCGGCAACCCCTCCCATCCCAATAACGACCGTCTCATCTTCTCCAAAGGCCATGCTTCTCCTCTCCTCTACGCGCTCTGGGCGGCAGCGGGAGAGGTGACCGAGCAGGAGTTGATGACCATGAGAAAGTTCGGCAGCCCTCTCGAAGGGCATCCTACTCCCGCTTTCCCCTATGCCGAGGCGGCAACGGGCTCGCTGGGGCAGGGGCTCTCCATCGGCTTCGGGATGGCGCTCAATGCCCGCTGTATCGACAAGCTGCCGTACAGGACGTACGTGCTCCTGGGAGACAGCGAGATGGCCGAGGGATCGCAGTGGGAAGCGATACAGCTTGCAGCCCGCTACGGGTTGAACAATCTCATCGGCATCATCGACGTGAACCGGCTCGGACAGCGCGGCGAGACGATGTACGGACACGACCTCTCCGCCTATCGGCAGCGCGTTGCCGCCTTCGGCTGGCATACGGCGGTTATCGACGGGCACTCCTTCCCGGAAGTCCTCGCAGCCTATGAGAAGGCAGTGCAGGCGACCGACAGGCCGACGATGATCATCGCAAAGACCGTCAAGGGAAAGGGCGTTTCGTTCCTCGAAAACATAAACGGGCTCCATGGCACTGCCGTGAAGAACGACAAACTGAAAGCGGCGCTGGAGGATCTCGGAGCGGTCGAGACGGCGGTCCGCGGAGTCATTGCAAAGCCGGAGGCTATAAGACCCGAAGAAAGAAATCCGGTTAAGGCAGCCGAGGTCTCCTATCCCGCCGGTGCTGCTGTGGCGACCAGGAAGGCCTACGGGAACGCGCTGGTACGGATATTCCCGCAGTTCCCCCGAATGGCGGTCCTGGATGCGGAGGTGAGCAACTCCACCTATGCCGAGCTGTTCGGGGAGCGCTATCCGGAGCGCTTTTTCGAGATGTATATTGCCGAGCAGAATATGGTCGGCACAGCGCTCGGGCTCTCGCGCAGAGGAACGATACCCTTTGTCTCTACGTTTGCCGCCTTCTTTACCCGCGCCTTCGACCAGATCAGGATGAGCCGGTACTCGGAAGCGAACATCAAGTTCGCCGGCTCCCATGCAGGGGTATCGATCGGAGAGGACGGCCCTTCGCAGATGGGGCTCGAGGACATCGCCATGTTCAGGACGCTCCTGGACAGCGTGGTGCTGTATCCTTCGGACGCGGTGGCGACGGAGCGGCTGGTCGAGGAGGCTGCCCGGCACAGAGGCATCGTCTACCTGCGGACCACCAGGAAGGAGACTCCTATCATTTACGGCAACGACGAGGCGTTTCCCATCGGCGGGAGCAAAGTGCTCCGGAAGAGCGATCGCGATGCCGTAACCGTGGTTGCAGCAGGCATCACGCTCCACGAGGCGCTCAGTGCCTGCGACGCATTGGAGAAAGAAGGCATCCCCATCCGGGTGATCGACCTCTACAGCGTCAAGCCGATCGACCGGGCCGCGCTCCGCGAGGCTGCCGAAGCGACAAAGAGGATTATAACCGTAGAGGATCACGTCGAAGAAGGCGGCATCGGCGAGGCGGTCAGGAGCGCGCTGTCCGGGTATGCTGTCCCTGTCCATTCGCTGGCGGTGCGGAAAGTTCCGAAGAGCGGGAAGCCGCAGGAGCTCCTCGATTACGAGGAGATATCGAAGGAAGCCATCATCAGGAAAGTGAGGGAGCTGCTATGA
- a CDS encoding L,D-transpeptidase family protein, which yields MVLHALFSAVLLVALASCPAARAEVYSYDDNATVIGAVSVATITGKGESLIEKAREFGLGYNEIAAANPGLDPFIPGKGEMITVPRSWVLPRVPSYDGLVINLSEMRLYAFLKKGKDGRRLVATFPIGIGAEGNDTPTGAFTVVEKRENPSWHVPESIRKERPGLPRVVPPGPDNPLGSHALRLSLGSLLVHGTNRPWGVGRRVSHGCIRLYPEDIPRLYQLTPVGAKVVIVRQPVKIGVREGRIHIEVHEDPAGPVHERYDYYDEAMLLLTRMGLDAGRIDYDRLEQAIKEKSGVPVDISDRGFMQDTTP from the coding sequence ATGGTCCTTCACGCACTCTTTTCTGCGGTGCTCCTGGTTGCGCTCGCCTCGTGCCCTGCGGCCCGCGCCGAGGTATACTCCTACGACGACAATGCCACCGTGATCGGCGCGGTCTCCGTTGCAACGATCACGGGCAAGGGCGAATCCCTCATCGAAAAGGCCCGGGAATTCGGTCTCGGCTACAACGAGATCGCCGCTGCGAATCCCGGCCTCGACCCCTTTATCCCGGGAAAAGGAGAGATGATTACGGTCCCGCGGTCATGGGTCCTGCCCCGGGTCCCTTCGTACGACGGCCTGGTAATCAATCTCTCCGAGATGCGGCTCTACGCGTTCCTGAAAAAGGGAAAGGACGGCCGGCGCCTCGTCGCCACCTTTCCGATCGGTATCGGCGCCGAGGGCAACGACACGCCGACAGGCGCCTTCACGGTTGTCGAGAAGAGAGAGAACCCGAGCTGGCATGTGCCTGAGTCGATCAGGAAAGAGAGACCCGGGCTCCCGCGGGTCGTGCCTCCCGGGCCTGATAACCCCCTCGGCTCCCATGCGCTCCGTCTCTCGCTCGGCTCTCTTCTCGTCCATGGCACCAACCGGCCCTGGGGCGTGGGCAGGCGCGTCAGCCACGGCTGCATCAGGCTCTACCCCGAAGATATCCCCCGCCTCTACCAACTGACACCGGTGGGAGCGAAGGTGGTCATCGTGCGGCAGCCGGTGAAGATCGGGGTCCGGGAGGGCCGCATTCATATCGAGGTCCACGAGGACCCTGCGGGTCCGGTGCATGAGCGGTATGATTACTACGACGAGGCGATGCTCTTACTGACGAGAATGGGGCTCGATGCCGGCCGGATCGATTACGACCGCCTCGAGCAGGCCATCAAGGAAAAGAGCGGTGTTCCTGTCGATATCTCCGATCGCGGCTTCATGCAGGATACCACTCCATAA
- a CDS encoding type II toxin-antitoxin system HicA family toxin, with protein MPRLTPVHWKVLECIFQKAGFTFSRQDGSHRAYVKDGVLRPVVIPTYSSIDPELIKSNMRTAGMSREQYFEYLKECKGKA; from the coding sequence ATGCCACGCCTAACGCCGGTTCACTGGAAAGTTCTCGAATGCATTTTTCAAAAGGCTGGCTTTACATTCAGTAGACAGGATGGTTCTCATCGCGCCTATGTTAAAGATGGCGTGCTCAGGCCTGTAGTAATTCCCACCTATAGCAGTATCGATCCTGAACTCATCAAATCCAACATGAGAACAGCTGGGATGTCGAGAGAGCAGTATTTCGAATACCTGAAGGAATGCAAAGGTAAAGCTTAG
- a CDS encoding mechanosensitive ion channel family protein — MPFDLSPALKRLDGLADGFMRALPGIFVALFVFLIFYAAAKAVRMLARRAAERRGHVHAAGLVIGRLAQGGIVLVGTLVALSVALPTFRPGDIVELLGIGSIAIGFAFRDILQNFLAGVLLLITRPFYIGDQIVVDTYEGTVDDIQTRATFIRTYDGRRIVIPNAVLFTQKVTVNTAFENRRLEYDIGIGYSDNIETAKRLILDAIRETEGPLKMPEPDALVMDFGPSSLMIRARWWITPPRHADALDARDKVLAAIRVKLKENGVDLPFPTQQILFHDQTEETDGDRSQQREGWPAGKGPVPRPRGIAGAIAQYARLSGQKDGDEPRRPRR, encoded by the coding sequence GTGCCCTTTGATCTGTCGCCTGCATTGAAACGTCTCGACGGTCTGGCCGACGGCTTTATGCGGGCGCTGCCGGGCATTTTCGTAGCCCTCTTCGTCTTTCTCATCTTTTACGCTGCTGCCAAGGCGGTCAGAATGCTGGCCCGGCGCGCCGCCGAACGGCGCGGACACGTGCATGCCGCGGGACTGGTGATCGGGCGACTGGCCCAGGGGGGAATTGTCCTCGTCGGCACGCTCGTCGCGCTCTCCGTCGCTCTGCCGACCTTCAGGCCGGGCGATATCGTCGAGCTGCTCGGCATCGGGAGCATCGCCATAGGCTTCGCCTTCCGGGATATTCTGCAGAATTTTCTCGCCGGGGTGCTGCTCCTCATAACACGCCCCTTTTACATCGGCGACCAGATCGTGGTGGATACCTATGAAGGAACCGTCGACGATATCCAGACGAGGGCGACGTTCATCAGGACCTACGACGGCCGCCGTATTGTCATTCCGAACGCTGTGCTCTTCACACAGAAGGTCACCGTCAACACTGCGTTCGAGAATCGCCGGCTCGAGTACGACATCGGCATCGGGTACAGCGACAACATCGAAACGGCAAAGCGGCTCATTCTCGATGCGATACGGGAGACGGAGGGACCCCTGAAGATGCCGGAGCCCGATGCGCTCGTTATGGACTTTGGGCCATCGAGCCTCATGATCCGTGCCCGGTGGTGGATAACGCCGCCGCGCCATGCCGATGCCCTCGATGCGCGCGACAAGGTTCTCGCCGCAATACGAGTCAAGCTGAAAGAAAACGGGGTCGACCTGCCGTTCCCGACGCAGCAGATACTCTTTCACGATCAGACCGAAGAGACCGATGGGGACCGGTCGCAGCAGCGGGAGGGATGGCCCGCGGGAAAAGGTCCGGTCCCCCGTCCCCGCGGCATAGCCGGGGCTATCGCGCAGTATGCTCGCCTGTCCGGGCAAAAGGATGGCGATGAACCACGCAGGCCACGCCGATAG
- a CDS encoding ABC transporter ATP-binding protein, with protein sequence MTAGETVVALEGVGLEYNGIEVLSDISFAVERGDYIGLVGPNGSGKSSLVKVILGLLPASHGAAALFGQPAASLKERRRVGYLPQRIGSFNPFFPSTVTEIVGLGLIATKRFPRRWTRADKSAIERALDLLGIAAIKDNLIGELSGGQQQRVLIARALVHEPSVLILDEPTTALDPETRENFFALIRDLNRQHGVTVILITHDIGSIGKYASKLLYLDKKVIFYGSFAEFCLSDRMAKFFGIASQHLICHRHG encoded by the coding sequence ATGACAGCGGGCGAAACGGTCGTCGCGCTCGAGGGGGTCGGCCTCGAGTACAACGGCATCGAGGTGCTGAGCGATATCTCCTTTGCGGTGGAGCGGGGAGACTACATCGGCCTGGTAGGGCCCAACGGCTCGGGCAAGTCTTCCCTCGTCAAGGTGATCCTCGGCCTGCTCCCGGCCTCGCACGGGGCGGCGGCGCTCTTCGGGCAGCCGGCCGCGTCGCTGAAGGAGCGGCGCAGGGTGGGCTATCTGCCCCAGAGGATAGGCTCCTTCAACCCCTTCTTCCCGTCCACTGTGACCGAGATCGTAGGACTCGGCCTGATCGCGACAAAGCGCTTCCCCCGGCGCTGGACGAGAGCGGACAAGTCGGCCATCGAGAGGGCGCTCGACCTCCTGGGCATCGCTGCCATAAAGGATAACCTCATCGGCGAGCTTTCGGGGGGGCAGCAGCAGCGGGTGCTCATCGCGCGGGCGCTCGTGCACGAGCCCTCGGTGCTGATCCTCGACGAGCCGACGACCGCGCTCGACCCCGAAACACGGGAGAACTTTTTTGCGCTCATACGCGACCTCAACCGGCAGCACGGGGTGACGGTGATCCTCATTACGCACGACATCGGCAGCATCGGAAAGTATGCCTCGAAGCTCCTTTACCTCGACAAGAAGGTGATCTTCTACGGCAGCTTCGCCGAGTTCTGCCTCTCCGACCGGATGGCGAAGTTCTTCGGCATCGCCTCGCAGCATCTCATCTGCCACCGGCATGGATGA
- a CDS encoding metal ABC transporter substrate-binding protein, with amino-acid sequence MPGERSAVIRFFRAAGMLALVLLAAACTKPESRDPGKPRGAGGQRLEAVASLFPLYDFARQIGQERADVTLFLPPGVEPHSFEPKPSDVVLLGRADLVIYTNKYMEPWIDDILKGVNNHGLLVVDASRGISLYEGKEEAHGRDHGHGHESGRAVDPHIWLDLSNAIVMVDTILEGFVAKDPANGDFYRKNAEAYKAKLAALDRRFSETLNGCRRRTIVSGGHFTFGYLARRYGLAHVSAYGFSPDAEPTPQGIIAVSRTLRQHGLKHLFYEELITPRVAETIARETGAALLMLHGAHNISREDFERGTTFLSLMEQNLHNLTIGLQCR; translated from the coding sequence GTGCCGGGTGAGCGGAGCGCCGTCATTCGTTTCTTCAGGGCAGCCGGCATGCTCGCGCTGGTGCTGCTGGCCGCCGCCTGCACGAAGCCCGAGAGCCGCGACCCGGGAAAACCCCGGGGCGCCGGCGGCCAGCGGCTCGAAGCGGTCGCCAGTCTCTTCCCGCTCTACGACTTCGCCCGGCAGATCGGCCAGGAGAGGGCGGACGTCACGCTGTTCCTCCCTCCCGGCGTCGAGCCCCACAGCTTCGAGCCGAAGCCGAGCGATGTCGTGCTCCTCGGCAGGGCCGACCTCGTCATCTACACGAATAAATACATGGAGCCCTGGATCGACGATATCCTCAAAGGGGTAAACAATCACGGGCTCCTCGTGGTCGACGCGAGCAGGGGCATCTCCCTTTACGAGGGGAAAGAGGAGGCGCACGGCCGCGATCATGGACACGGGCACGAGAGCGGGAGAGCCGTCGATCCCCATATCTGGCTCGATCTCTCGAATGCCATCGTCATGGTCGATACGATCCTCGAAGGCTTCGTCGCGAAAGACCCGGCCAACGGAGACTTCTACCGGAAGAACGCCGAGGCGTACAAGGCGAAGCTCGCCGCCCTCGACCGGCGGTTCAGCGAGACCCTGAACGGCTGCAGACGGCGCACCATCGTGAGCGGCGGCCACTTCACCTTCGGCTACCTGGCGCGGCGGTACGGCCTCGCGCATGTCTCCGCCTACGGCTTCTCCCCGGACGCCGAGCCCACGCCGCAGGGGATCATCGCGGTCAGCAGGACGTTGAGACAGCACGGGCTGAAACACCTCTTCTACGAGGAGCTCATCACTCCCCGCGTAGCCGAGACGATCGCGCGGGAGACCGGGGCCGCGCTCCTGATGCTCCACGGAGCGCACAACATCTCGCGGGAGGATTTCGAGCGCGGGACCACCTTTCTCTCGCTCATGGAGCAGAATCTCCATAACCTCACCATAGGACTCCAGTGCCGATGA
- a CDS encoding FAD-dependent oxidoreductase yields the protein MASYDFDIGILGGGSGGLTVAAGAAQLGAKTLLIDKEGKLGGDCLHFGCVPSKTLIMTSRVRHLMQQAGRFGLPAVELPPVDFGEVAKRIQHVIGIIQRHDSEERFCKLGAKVEFGEPTFVDEHSVRLNGKTCSAKNWVIATGSSPSVPPIKGLDATPFITNRQIFSLERLPKSMIIFGGGPIGTEMAQAFTRLGTKVTVIQRPDQILHKEDKDMADMVMNVLSSEGVTFYLKASIESTRDLGSEREVVITTAEGAAVTLRAETILVAIGRDANVEGLGLKDIGMDFDKKGIKVDDRMRTSHKHMYAIGDVNGKYLFTHAAGYEGSIVVSNAVFHLPRKADFTYLPWCTYTDPELASIGMNEGMARKAGIGYSVWTEEFRMNDRSLAEGEEAGRIKMLLDEKEKPIGVQIFGPHAGELVSEWVAVMNGKVKFSTLASAIHPYPTLGEINKRVAGNFLSTKIFSDTVKKGLAFLFNLRGRACG from the coding sequence ATGGCCAGCTATGATTTCGATATCGGCATTCTGGGAGGAGGGTCCGGCGGATTGACCGTGGCTGCCGGAGCGGCCCAGCTCGGCGCAAAAACCCTCCTCATCGATAAGGAAGGCAAGCTCGGCGGCGACTGTCTCCATTTCGGATGCGTCCCGAGCAAGACGCTCATCATGACCTCCCGCGTCAGGCATCTGATGCAGCAGGCGGGGCGTTTCGGCCTTCCGGCGGTCGAGCTGCCGCCGGTCGACTTCGGAGAGGTGGCGAAGAGAATTCAACACGTCATAGGCATCATTCAAAGGCATGATTCCGAGGAGCGATTCTGCAAGCTGGGCGCCAAAGTCGAGTTCGGAGAACCGACCTTCGTCGATGAGCATTCCGTACGCCTGAACGGCAAGACCTGCTCGGCGAAGAACTGGGTCATCGCGACGGGCTCCTCGCCCTCGGTTCCTCCCATAAAAGGACTGGACGCAACCCCATTCATCACCAACAGGCAGATATTCTCCCTGGAGCGTCTCCCGAAATCGATGATCATCTTCGGCGGCGGTCCCATCGGCACCGAGATGGCGCAGGCCTTTACCCGCCTCGGGACAAAGGTTACCGTGATCCAGCGGCCCGACCAGATTCTTCACAAGGAAGATAAGGATATGGCGGATATGGTGATGAATGTTCTAAGCAGCGAGGGGGTCACCTTCTACCTGAAGGCCTCGATCGAGAGCACCCGGGATCTGGGCAGCGAGCGGGAGGTCGTCATCACGACCGCCGAAGGCGCTGCAGTTACGCTCAGGGCCGAGACCATCCTCGTCGCGATAGGGAGAGACGCCAATGTGGAAGGCCTGGGGCTGAAAGACATCGGCATGGATTTCGATAAGAAAGGAATCAAGGTCGACGACCGGATGAGGACGAGCCACAAGCACATGTATGCGATCGGCGACGTCAACGGGAAATACCTCTTCACCCACGCAGCCGGGTACGAGGGCAGCATTGTGGTGAGCAACGCCGTCTTCCATCTCCCCCGGAAGGCCGATTTCACGTATCTCCCGTGGTGCACCTACACGGACCCCGAACTGGCGAGCATCGGGATGAACGAGGGGATGGCAAGAAAGGCCGGCATCGGCTACTCGGTCTGGACCGAAGAGTTCAGGATGAACGACCGGAGCCTTGCCGAGGGCGAAGAGGCGGGGAGGATCAAGATGCTCCTCGACGAAAAGGAAAAGCCGATAGGCGTCCAGATATTCGGCCCTCATGCGGGAGAGCTGGTCAGCGAATGGGTCGCGGTCATGAACGGCAAGGTGAAGTTTTCGACCCTCGCCTCGGCGATCCACCCCTACCCGACTCTCGGCGAGATCAACAAGAGGGTTGCGGGGAACTTCCTTTCGACGAAGATATTCTCGGATACGGTGAAAAAAGGGCTTGCGTTCCTCTTCAACCTGAGAGGGAGGGCGTGCGGATAG
- the ftsH gene encoding ATP-dependent zinc metalloprotease FtsH, with the protein MTICASRFILALIMLLSLCRSVSANVHEQHTVFYPLGYSQFTEQLNADNIASVTVEGLTLTGELKEETLLRIPPQPGTSPLEGRTVPVKSFLVHLPFHNEALFARLEEKRVAVNVLPQQKSSAAGQFFMTLLPFLIIAGMLLFVARRARQAQGMDGRFRMGESKAKLYDEKKPGTTFSDVAGMENVKQELREIVEFLKNPEKYREFGAKIPKGVLLAGYPGTGKTLLARAVAGEAGVPFYSVSASEFVEIFVGVGASRVRSMFKAAKESQPSIIFIDEIDAVGRAREAGISGGHGEREQTLNQLLSEMDGFEPHEEVIVMAATNRPDVLDPALLRPGRFDKHIMIDRPGLQERRAILEVHVKGKTLAPHVDLEAIARGTPGMTGADLENLANEAALIAIRNNRDKIAMTDFEEARDIVLMGAVRGEPISELEKRITAYHESGHALAARMLPHTDPVHKVSIIPRGMSMGVTQLLPKEDRHYYPKTYLMNKLSVALAGRVAERIIFNETSSGAHSDLKEATALAEKMVAQWGMGDQVGPEVLARGEDDLFLGRGLARPKQHSEQTAWLLDQEIHRLLVDAEAKAEEILAGNRDILETLAATLMREEIVDGHAIERIIAEAREGSQ; encoded by the coding sequence GTGACGATCTGCGCAAGCCGGTTCATCCTCGCCCTGATCATGCTCCTCTCCTTGTGTCGGTCCGTATCCGCGAACGTTCATGAGCAGCATACCGTCTTCTACCCTCTGGGCTACAGCCAGTTTACCGAGCAGCTGAATGCGGACAACATCGCGTCCGTGACTGTCGAGGGGCTCACGCTGACCGGCGAGCTGAAGGAAGAGACACTGCTGCGGATACCGCCCCAGCCGGGCACCTCTCCCCTGGAGGGGCGGACCGTGCCGGTCAAGAGCTTCCTGGTACACCTGCCCTTTCACAATGAGGCGCTCTTTGCGAGGCTCGAGGAAAAGCGGGTAGCTGTCAACGTCCTGCCTCAGCAGAAGAGCAGTGCAGCAGGCCAGTTCTTCATGACCCTCCTGCCTTTCCTCATCATAGCCGGGATGCTGCTTTTTGTTGCGAGGCGCGCACGGCAAGCGCAGGGGATGGACGGGCGCTTTAGAATGGGCGAAAGCAAGGCAAAACTGTATGATGAGAAAAAGCCCGGCACTACCTTCAGCGATGTGGCGGGGATGGAGAATGTAAAACAGGAGCTCAGGGAGATTGTAGAGTTTTTGAAGAACCCCGAAAAATACCGGGAGTTCGGCGCCAAGATCCCCAAAGGGGTGCTCCTGGCAGGGTACCCCGGCACGGGGAAGACGCTCCTGGCGCGCGCGGTGGCAGGTGAAGCAGGGGTCCCTTTCTACAGCGTGAGCGCATCCGAGTTCGTCGAGATATTCGTGGGGGTCGGCGCCTCGCGGGTGCGGAGCATGTTCAAGGCGGCAAAGGAGAGCCAGCCGAGCATCATTTTCATCGACGAGATCGATGCGGTCGGCCGTGCACGGGAGGCGGGTATCAGCGGAGGGCACGGGGAGCGGGAGCAGACGCTGAACCAGCTCCTGAGCGAGATGGACGGCTTCGAGCCCCATGAGGAGGTCATCGTCATGGCCGCGACCAACAGGCCCGATGTCCTCGACCCGGCGCTCCTCAGGCCCGGCAGGTTCGACAAGCACATCATGATCGACAGGCCCGGCTTGCAGGAGCGGAGGGCGATTCTCGAGGTCCATGTGAAGGGGAAGACGCTGGCGCCCCATGTCGATCTCGAGGCTATCGCCCGCGGGACCCCCGGGATGACCGGGGCAGACCTCGAAAATCTCGCGAATGAAGCAGCCCTTATCGCAATAAGGAACAACCGGGACAAGATAGCCATGACCGATTTCGAGGAGGCGAGGGATATCGTGCTGATGGGGGCTGTTCGAGGAGAACCCATCAGCGAGCTGGAGAAGAGGATCACTGCGTATCACGAGTCCGGGCATGCCCTCGCCGCCCGTATGCTCCCCCATACGGACCCCGTCCACAAGGTCAGCATCATCCCCAGGGGAATGTCCATGGGGGTGACGCAGCTCCTGCCCAAGGAGGACAGGCATTACTATCCCAAGACGTATCTCATGAACAAGCTGAGCGTGGCGCTCGCCGGGCGGGTCGCCGAGAGAATCATCTTCAACGAAACGAGCAGCGGGGCCCACAGCGATCTGAAGGAAGCGACCGCCCTCGCCGAAAAGATGGTGGCCCAATGGGGGATGGGCGACCAGGTAGGCCCCGAAGTCCTCGCCCGGGGTGAGGATGACCTCTTTCTCGGCCGGGGGCTCGCCCGGCCCAAACAGCACAGCGAGCAGACGGCGTGGCTCCTGGACCAGGAAATACACCGGCTGCTCGTCGACGCCGAAGCAAAGGCCGAAGAGATACTCGCAGGCAACAGGGACATCCTCGAAACCCTTGCAGCAACGCTCATGAGAGAGGAGATCGTGGACGGGCATGCCATAGAGCGTATCATAGCGGAGGCCAGAGAGGGGAGCCAATAG
- a CDS encoding metal ABC transporter permease: MNVGELLQYGFIQRALLAGVFVALLCSNLGVLLVLRRLSLIGDGLAHVTFGSVALGLVLRVYPLYAAIPLVMLSSLGILKLTQKARIYGDAAIGVVSAFGIAGGVVLASIAGGFNVDLFSYLFGNILAISAAEVLTAVVLSMAALLIVYLYYHELLSITFDEEFARASGINADRLNAVVVLLTAVTVVLTMRVVGILLTSALLILPAVTSLQLARGFRHSLVIASAASVFSVVAGIALSFYADLPTGATIVLINLLLFVAAFAFKSALVMLRSRSGRHGS; this comes from the coding sequence ATGAATGTAGGCGAGCTCTTGCAGTACGGCTTCATCCAGCGGGCGCTGCTGGCAGGCGTCTTTGTGGCGCTGCTCTGTTCGAACCTCGGCGTTCTCCTCGTGCTCAGGAGACTCTCGCTCATCGGCGACGGGCTCGCGCATGTCACCTTCGGGAGCGTCGCCCTCGGCCTCGTCCTGAGGGTCTATCCGCTGTACGCGGCTATACCGCTGGTGATGCTGAGCTCGCTGGGCATACTCAAGCTCACCCAGAAGGCGAGGATATACGGCGACGCCGCCATAGGCGTCGTCTCGGCCTTCGGCATCGCCGGGGGCGTGGTGCTGGCGAGCATTGCCGGCGGCTTCAATGTCGATCTCTTCAGCTATCTCTTCGGCAATATCCTCGCGATCAGCGCCGCGGAGGTCCTCACCGCCGTGGTCCTCTCGATGGCTGCGCTGCTGATCGTTTATCTCTATTACCACGAGCTCCTTTCGATCACCTTCGATGAAGAGTTCGCGAGGGCATCGGGCATCAATGCGGACCGGCTCAATGCCGTCGTCGTTCTCCTCACCGCAGTCACGGTCGTGCTCACCATGCGGGTGGTGGGAATACTGCTCACCTCGGCCCTGCTCATTCTGCCTGCGGTCACCTCGCTCCAGCTCGCCCGGGGGTTCAGGCACTCCCTCGTCATCGCCTCCGCAGCCTCGGTCTTCTCGGTGGTGGCGGGAATCGCCCTTTCCTTCTACGCCGACCTGCCTACCGGCGCGACGATCGTCCTCATCAACCTGCTCCTCTTCGTTGCCGCCTTTGCCTTCAAAAGCGCCCTCGTAATGCTGCGCTCCCGGTCCGGACGGCACGGGAGCTGA